TTGCCCGGCGCATACAGGAATGACCCGTCATAGCGCCCCACACCTTCGATCAGGTATTTTTGTTTGTAACTATAATTGACCCGGCCAATATACCCTGCCCTTGCCTCGGTACTCCATTCATCGATCAGCAGATCCTGATTCGCAAATGACATTAATGGGATATAGTTATTCGGCGGCACAGTGTGGACAACCATATAAGTATTGACATTGTCGGATTGCTCGTACGCCGCCACAGCGGATATTTCATGATCACCTAACACTTTGCTATAATTCAGCTGAAACTGTGCAAACCGGTCCACCACATTCCGTTTGCGACGTTCACGCCACGGATTTTGATTACCGCCACCGGGCACTACATTATAGGTATCATTGGTTTTGTCATAAGAGTAAGCATCGTAGGTATATTCGAAACCGTCGAAGTCAAAATTCCGGAACTGGTACGAATAGGTACCTTTCGCTTTCAGTCCAAACGCAAAATCATATTCTGCGTAAAAGTTGCCTTTGACAACGCGGTCTATTTCGTCAATGTACCCCGTCACTTCCTTTTTGTAGGTAGCAGGGTTTACATTCACATTGTGAGTCTGGTTAATGTATTTTGGATTGTCGTTCGCATAAGGACGCTCCGTCGGCCACATGGTGAAAATACTTAGGAAAGGGTTGAAATAATCGTCCAGACCCGGTACACCTACCTGAAAACGGTCTTCGATGCGGCCACTTATCTGCGCGCCTACTTTCAGCCTTTTGGTAATATTCGATTCAACGTTCGCCTGAATGTTGGTACGTTTGAAGCTGTAATCGCGGATAAGAGCATCCTGATTAAGGTGCCCGACGGACAGGAAATAACTTATCTTTTCGGTACCACCAGAAACGTTGGCATTCAGCGAAAACTGAGGCACATTGGGACGCATCACCATCTTGTAATAGTCAAAACTCTGGTAACCTTTTTCAGTCCCGGCTTTCCATTTGGCCAGTTCTTCCGGCGTGATAGAAGGCACCCGTCCCTGGTTCACATCCGACTCCACAAGGCCACGCATATGCTGGTAGGCACTGGCGGGCTTCGGATATCTGGTAAAGTTTTGAAGTCCATAGTAACCCGAAAGGTTGATCTTGGCCGGACCATCGCCCGCCTTACCACGTTTAGTCGTCACGAGCACAACCCCGTTTGCAGCACGAAGGCCGTATATTGCCGCGGATGCATCTTTCAGGATCGAAATGCTTTCAATATCGTTTTGCCCGAGGTTATTGAAGTTGGCCGCATCGGAAGGAACACCGTCGATGACATACAGCGGCGTTCCAAGGTTTCGGATCTGAATGGAAGTAGCGGCACCGGGACGGGCATCGGCTTTACGTGCCGTGATACCCTGCACCCGGCCCACCAGTGCGTCTGAAGTTCCGATCGACGGAGTCCTGATCAGGTCCCTGGCCTGAATATTACTCACAGCGCCTGTCACCGCCGCCGACGATTGCGTTCCATAACCCACCACAACCACCTCGGTAAGCTCCTCACTGCTGGGAACTAATGTAACATTGAATGAGGACTGATTGCCAATAACAATGTCCTGGGAAGTGTAGCCAATGAAGGAGAATGTCAAGGTCTGCGCCGCGTCTTCGACCGTCAGACTGAAATTACCGTCGCTGCCTGTAGTGGTACCGCGGCTTGTACCCTTCACAATGACGCTTACACCTGGTAACGCACCATTTTTTTCGTCGCTAACCTTTCCGGTCAGCGTTTTGTCAATTCGCAGGTTAAGGTGGATTTCCACTGTTTTGGCGGCCATCGCTGCGTTGACCGGCGCGCGGGAAACTGCAACTCCCGTCACCAGCATGGCACAAAGAAGCCTGCAATGCCCCATCATGGAGCTTTGTATTATTTGGTTCATAAAAAGTTAATTGGTTAAGTGAGAAATGAAAAATGTGAGCTGCTGTCAATGCGCGTAGTAATGCCAGCCGAATGCATCGAACGGTTTACTATACACGTTAATGATTCATCAGCGCTTTTCAGTATTCATAGGCGACCCTCCGCGATCGTGTTCATACATTCGTTATCCGTTTAGAAAGCTCATAAACCCCTTTTCAATCCTTCCTGGCCAGAGAATTCATAGAAAAAGCGGGTACTGTCCGAAACCATGCGGTTTTGTAAGCGTCATTTTGCCATCACGCTTCTGTCAGAAGCACTTGCGGGTCTAAACTGTCTTGCGGTTTAGAGGATATCTAAAAGAAAGAATGGTTTTTTGTCTTCATCTGTTTGTTGTGATTTGTCCATAAAATGTTAAAAACAGTCGATAAGTAGTATTTATACTATTATTTGACCAAAACTAGTACGTAGAAATCGATCGATTTTCACAATACAATTTTAAAGCAAAATAATACTAAAAACACTTCTTGATTTGATTAGTAATGACTGTATTTTGATGTTTTTTATAATTTTAAGGTCATTTTATTGAAAAATATTACCATAAATGGCAAATAATGCTCCTTTCATCAGGCGTCCACTTCCAGGTGATGGATCTTTTGAAATGCTCTTTTGAGTACGATTTTGATCACATCCAGCTTCATCGGTTTCGCCATGTAATCATCCATTCCG
The genomic region above belongs to Dyadobacter pollutisoli and contains:
- a CDS encoding SusC/RagA family TonB-linked outer membrane protein, translated to MAAKTVEIHLNLRIDKTLTGKVSDEKNGALPGVSVIVKGTSRGTTTGSDGNFSLTVEDAAQTLTFSFIGYTSQDIVIGNQSSFNVTLVPSSEELTEVVVVGYGTQSSAAVTGAVSNIQARDLIRTPSIGTSDALVGRVQGITARKADARPGAATSIQIRNLGTPLYVIDGVPSDAANFNNLGQNDIESISILKDASAAIYGLRAANGVVLVTTKRGKAGDGPAKINLSGYYGLQNFTRYPKPASAYQHMRGLVESDVNQGRVPSITPEELAKWKAGTEKGYQSFDYYKMVMRPNVPQFSLNANVSGGTEKISYFLSVGHLNQDALIRDYSFKRTNIQANVESNITKRLKVGAQISGRIEDRFQVGVPGLDDYFNPFLSIFTMWPTERPYANDNPKYINQTHNVNVNPATYKKEVTGYIDEIDRVVKGNFYAEYDFAFGLKAKGTYSYQFRNFDFDGFEYTYDAYSYDKTNDTYNVVPGGGNQNPWRERRKRNVVDRFAQFQLNYSKVLGDHEISAVAAYEQSDNVNTYMVVHTVPPNNYIPLMSFANQDLLIDEWSTEARAGYIGRVNYSYKQKYLIEGVGRYDGSFLYAPGKRFGFFPGVSAGWRISEENFFKGKLENVFSNLKIRASYGRTGSDRLSNDAFLVTPFSYLPGYNFLQGSAIFNGTYNIGVRPRGLPITTLSWITNISTNIGLDFGLLEGKLNGQVDIFERKREGLPAARYDVLLPSEVGYTLPNENLNSDTHRGIEGVLTYKSSVGQIDYTISANATLSRRRDLDFYKPRFGNSYNEYRDSFVDRWGNINWGYQVVGQFQSQQEIESHTVNNDGQGNRTQLPGDFIYKDVNGDGIINNLDERPIGYAEGANPYMSFALNGSVAYKGFSLFFDFAGASLQSFQRNWELKIPYQNNGTSPHFMLEDRWHREDPYDPSSKWIPGTYPAIRKDNSSHVNFRKSDFWITNVRYIRLRNIELGYNFDQKIFKKLGLRVYVNASNLFSIDNVKKYEIDPEISSGNALVYPQQRLFNAGFNITF